The Sandaracinus amylolyticus genomic interval ATCTCGGTGGCGAGCGCGTCGAGGCGCGGCTCCCAGAACGTGCGGAAGCGATCGAGCCAGGCGTCGACCTCGGCGAGCGGGCGCGCGTCGACGGCGTAGACGCGGCGCGTGCCTTCCACGCGCACGCTCGTGAGCCCGCTCTCGCGCAGCACCTTCAAGTGCTGGGAGACCGCGGACTGCGTGATCCCGAACTCGCGCCCGACGATCGCGACGATCTCACCCGAGGTGTGCTCGCCGTCGGCCGCCAGGAGCTCGAGGATGCGCCGCCGCACCGGGTCTCCCAGGACGTCGAAGGCGTGCATCAGCCGCCAGTGTAGAACGCGATCGTGCGCTCCGCTTTCTCGCGCGCGGCCTCGCGATCCTCGCCCGACGCGGCGTGCGCGTCGCCCCACGCGTCACCGCTCGCGCGCACGAACGCCTTGCCCTCGCTCGACGCCATCCACGCGTCGACCGCGGCGCGATCCACCGGCGCGCCGCCCGCGTCGATGTGCAGCGCGAGGCCGTAGAGCGCGAGATCCCAGCCGATGCCGACCGCCCCCGGGCCGTACTTCGCGAGGTGCTCTTCGCCGACGCCGTCGCGCGGCGCGATGTGCTCGAGCGTGAGCTTCGTGCGCTTTCCGTCGGGCGCGAGCCGCACGTTCACCCAGCTCACGCCGCCGCCGAACTCCCACGTCACGTCGAGCGCTTCGGGGCGATCGCAGCGCGTGATCGTCCCGCCCGCGTTGCCGACGAGCTGATAGCGCCCGCCGAGCTTCAGATCGCCTTCGATCGGGAGGAACCAGCGCGGCAGTCGCTCCGGGCTCGTGAGCGCCTCCCAGAGATCCTCGATCGTCGTGTCGTAGGTGCGGATCGCGACCGCGACCATCGCGCGTTGCCCCAGGTGATCGCGATCCTCGAGCCGACGGAACTCCGCGCCGAACGCATTTCGCATGAGCTGACCTCCTCGCGCTCATCTAACAGCGACGACTTATATTAGCAAGCGCTGTTGGTCTTCGCGCACGCCGTCCGCACGTGCGCGCACGCCTCCGGCGCCGCGACGTTCGCGCGTTCCACGGCGAATCCGCGCGGCACACGCGCTGCTCGTGCGGCGCGCATGAGCCGTTCCTCGACGTTCGTCACCACCTGTCTCTTGTCGTCGCTCGTCGTCGTCGCGACCCCGGGCTGCGGCGCGGGGCCCTCGAGCCCGATGCCCGACGCCGGTCCGCTCGCGCAGGGCGATGCGGCGATGCCGATGCCCGGCGACGACGCCGCGGCCCCCGAGCCCACGACGCTCGACGTCTCCGGCACGCTGATCGACGAAGCGGGCGCGCCGGTCGCCGGCGCGCACGTGCACGCGGGCGGGCGAAGCGCGATGACCGACGCCGAAGGGCGCTTCGCGATCGACGCGCTGAGCGCGCCGTACGCGCTCCGGATCTCGTTCACCGGTGAGACGCGCGTGTTCGTGTTCGACGCGCTCTCGAGCGCGACGCCGGTGCTGCGATTGCGGCGCGGGTGGGCCGTGCGCGACGCGTCGCTGCGCGGCGCGATCGCGATGGGCGCGACGCCGCTCGGCGACGACGAGTCGATCCGCGTCGGCGTCACGACGCACGACCGCCACTTCGATGGCGTCGCGGCGCTCACGCACGACAGCCAAGCGGTCTGGGAGCTCGGCGCGACCGCGAGCGCGTCGCTGCTCGCGGTGCGCGTGCGCGAGGACGCGGAGGGCTGGCCCGTCGCGTACACGTGGCTCGCGACCGCGTCGCGCGAGGACGTCGCCGAGGACGCGACGCTCACCGGTGTCGACCTCGTCGGCACGCCGTGCGGCACGGCGCACGTCGATCTCTCGATGCGCTTCAACGAGGGCGCGGCGCAGGGCTATCTCTACGCGTACGCGCGCGTGGGCGACGCGTTCGTGCGGGTGACCGACGGGCTCGAGGTCGACGATGGAACGCGCACCGTCGCGGTGCCGACGACGGCGGGCGCGTCCGCGGCGATCCTCGCGCTCGGCCACGGCGCGAACGTGCGCGCGGTCGCGATGCGCACGTCGGTGCCGCTCGGCGCGGAGGTCGAGCTGACCGTGCCCGATCTCGTGCTGCAGGCGCCCGAGGGCGCGATCGGTCCCGGCGATCGCATCGCGTGGACGTGGAGCGGCGGCGACGCGTACTTCGTCGTCGAGCTGCTCGTGTCGAACGGAGATCTCGGCTACGCGCCGTACCTGCTGATGTCGACGAACGAGCGCGAGGTCGAGGTCCCCGACCTCGCCGACATCGGCATCGCGTGGCCCGAAGGACGCGCGACCTCGATCTACGTGTACGCGTTCGCGCCGGTCGAGGGCTTCGAGGGCGACGAGGCGACCTCGTTCGAGTGGGGCGCCGCGATCAACCACGCGCTGAGCGACGACCTCCCCGCGTACGACGGAGCGCTGGTGCGCGTCGAGAGCCACACGCACACGTCGGGCAGCGACTGATCGGATCGACGCGGCGCGAGAACGGCGCGGGCGTGCTTCGGCGCGCTCGCGCCGTTCGCGTTCGGGGCGGCGCACACCGACGAACGTTCGCGCACGCGTCGGTGTGCGCGATTGCGCGTGTTTTTCGCGGGAATTCGCGTGGCCGCGCGCTTGCTCAGGGGGGCGCCCACGGAGGTCTCGTCGTGATCCAGCTTCGCCGTCTCGTGCTCCTCGCCACCCTGATCGCGCCCGCCGCGTGCGCCGGCCCGAGCGCGCCGCCCGCGCTCGTCGACGACGGCGGCACCATGCCCACGAGCGACGCCGGCGCGCCTCCGGTGCCGACCGACGACGCGCAGATCGTCGATCCCGACGCGGGCGCGCCGATCGCGACGCGCTCGCTCGCGCTGCGCAACGCGGGGTGGGGCCGCGGCGCGCTGGTCGTCGAGGGCCACCCGCCGTGCGACGCCGAGTGCACGCTCGCGATCCCCGAGGGCGAGACGGTCACGATCACGGCGCAGCCCGGCTACGGCCAGCGCGCCGACGCGTGGGGCGACGAGTGCGCCGCGGCCGAGCCGGGCGGCACCTGCACGATCACGATGGACGTCGATCGCACCGCGAGCGTCGAGTGGACCGGGGGCGCCGCCGTGGCCGCACGCGTGATCGGCGGGGCGGGCGTCCAGCAGGTCGTCGACGTCGACGTCGCGAGCGATGGGGACCTGGTGCTCGCGGTCGAGATCGAAGGCGCGACGACGCTGTCCGACGGAGAGACGCGCGTCGCGTACGGCCCGTCGGACTGCCTCGTCGTGCGCGTGTCGTCCGATGCGTCGACGGTCCGCTGGGTCGCGCGGACGCGCGGTGGGGGCCGCGAGGAGTGCGAGGACCTCGCGCTCGGCGAGGACGACGACGTGTTCGTCGTCGGCATGGTGACGGGCGCGTTCTCGATGGGCGCGGAGGCGTTCACCGCGGCCGATTTCGACGCCTTCGCGGCGCGCATCGACGCGAGCGGCGAGGTGCTCTGGGCGACGCGCATGCCGAGCCTCGCCGCGGGG includes:
- a CDS encoding ArsR/SmtB family transcription factor — its product is MHAFDVLGDPVRRRILELLAADGEHTSGEIVAIVGREFGITQSAVSQHLKVLRESGLTSVRVEGTRRVYAVDARPLAEVDAWLDRFRTFWEPRLDALATEIARGKRKRSR
- a CDS encoding SRPBCC family protein, with protein sequence MRNAFGAEFRRLEDRDHLGQRAMVAVAIRTYDTTIEDLWEALTSPERLPRWFLPIEGDLKLGGRYQLVGNAGGTITRCDRPEALDVTWEFGGGVSWVNVRLAPDGKRTKLTLEHIAPRDGVGEEHLAKYGPGAVGIGWDLALYGLALHIDAGGAPVDRAAVDAWMASSEGKAFVRASGDAWGDAHAASGEDREAAREKAERTIAFYTGG
- a CDS encoding carboxypeptidase-like regulatory domain-containing protein, with protein sequence MSRSSTFVTTCLLSSLVVVATPGCGAGPSSPMPDAGPLAQGDAAMPMPGDDAAAPEPTTLDVSGTLIDEAGAPVAGAHVHAGGRSAMTDAEGRFAIDALSAPYALRISFTGETRVFVFDALSSATPVLRLRRGWAVRDASLRGAIAMGATPLGDDESIRVGVTTHDRHFDGVAALTHDSQAVWELGATASASLLAVRVREDAEGWPVAYTWLATASREDVAEDATLTGVDLVGTPCGTAHVDLSMRFNEGAAQGYLYAYARVGDAFVRVTDGLEVDDGTRTVAVPTTAGASAAILALGHGANVRAVAMRTSVPLGAEVELTVPDLVLQAPEGAIGPGDRIAWTWSGGDAYFVVELLVSNGDLGYAPYLLMSTNEREVEVPDLADIGIAWPEGRATSIYVYAFAPVEGFEGDEATSFEWGAAINHALSDDLPAYDGALVRVESHTHTSGSD